One Stigmatopora nigra isolate UIUO_SnigA chromosome 1, RoL_Snig_1.1, whole genome shotgun sequence DNA segment encodes these proteins:
- the tardbpa gene encoding TAR DNA binding protein, like isoform X1: MSELYIRVAEDETEEPMEIPSEDDGTVLLSSVAAQFPGACGLRYRNPESQCMRGVRLVEGVLHAPESDWGNLVYMVNYPKDNKRKMDEIDAASAVKVKRGYQKTSDLIVLGLPWKTTEQDLKDYFTTFGEVIMVQIKRDANTGNSKGFGFVRFTEYETQVKVISQRHMIDGRWCDCKLPNSKSFTDEPMRSRKIFVGRCTEDMTPDELRQYFMQYGEVTDVFIPKPFRAFAFVTFADDQVAQALCGEDLIIKGVSVHISNAEPKHNNSRQMMERGRFGAGAFNQAYGGNRGGGLGAGGQGGGKGGVNFSALGLNPAMVAAAQAALQSSWGMMGMLANQQGMSSGAGGSASTTRDQTGYGSSSANYSSSNSAGLGWPAGANSASGGGGGGFGSGFGASMDTKSSNWGM; this comes from the exons ATGTCCGAGTTATACATTCGGGTGGCCGAGGATGAAACCGAAGAGCCAATGGAGATCCCCTCAGAGGACGACGGAACAGTTCTGCTCTCGTCTGTCGCGGCACAGTTTCCAGGGGCCTGTGGGCTTCGATACAGGAACCCCGAGTCACAGTGCATGCGCGGAGTCCGCCTTGTGGAGGGCGTCCTACACGCACCGGAGAGCGACTGGGGGAACCTGGTCTACATGGTCAACTACCCCAAAG acAACAAAAGAAAGATGGATGAAATAGACGCCGCTTCAGCCGTGAAGGTCAAGCGGGGTTATCAAAAAACATCAGACCTGATTGTTCTCGGCCTGCCGTGGAAAACCACTGAACAAGACCTGAAAGACTATTTTACCACTTTTGGCGAGGTCATCATGGTACAG ATCAAGAGGGATGCAAACACTGGAAATTCCAAAGGGTTTGGATTTGTGCGGTTCACCGAATATGAAACTCAAGTTAAGGTGATTTCTCAGAGACACATGATCGATGGACGATGGTGCGACTGCAAGCTGCCGAACTCCAAG TCGTTTACCGACGAGCCCATGCGGAGTCGCAAAATCTTCGTGGGCCGGTGCACGGAGGACATGACTCCCGACGAGCTGCGACAGTACTTCATGCAATACGGCGAGGTCACGGACGTCTTTATCCCAAAACCCTTCCGGGCCTTCGCCTTCGTCACCTTTGCCGATGATCAG GTGGCCCAGGCCTTGTGCGGCGAGGACCTGATCATCAAGGGCGTCTCCGTTCACATCTCCAACGCCGAGCCCAAACACAACAATAGTAGGCAAATGATGGAGAGGGGCCGCTTCGGGGCGGGCGCTTTCAATCAAGCGTACGGCGGCAATCGCGGTGGCGGCTTGGGTGCGGGTGGCCAAGGTGGTGGGAAGGGCGGGGTCAACTTCAGTGCCCTGGGTCTCAATCCAGCCATGGTGGCTGCCGCCCAGGCGGCACTCCAGAGTAGCTGGGGCATGATGGGCATGCTAGCCAACCAGCAGGGAATGAGCTCGGGGGCGGGGGGCTCGGCCTCCACAACCCGCGATCAGACGGGGTACGGTTCGTCAAGCGCCAATTACAGCAGCTCCAACTCTGCCGGCTTAGGATGGCCGGCGGGGGCTAACTCGGCTTcggggggcggcggcgggggtTTCGGCTCTGGCTTCGGCGCCTCCATGgacacaaaatcttccaactgGGGCATGTAG
- the pgd gene encoding 6-phosphogluconate dehydrogenase, decarboxylating: MPEADIALIGLAVMGQNLIMNMNDHGFVVCAYNRTVSKVHDFLQNEAKGSKVIGAESLEDMVSKLKKPRRIVLLVKAGQAVDDFIDKLVPLLETGDIIIDGGNSEYNDTTRRCKSLKEKNLLFVGSGVSGGEEGARYGPSLMPGGHPEAWPHIKGIFQSIAAKVGTGEPCCDWVGDEGAGHFVKMVHNGIEYGDMQLICEAYHLMKDILQMDHDEMAKAFDEWNKTELDSFLIEITANILKFRDADDTHLLPKIRDSAGQKGTGKWTAISALEYGTPVTLIGEAVFARCLSSLKDERVEASCSLAGPTGVSFSGNKEAFLEDIRKALYASKIISYAQGFMLLRQAAKEFGWSLNYGAIALMWRGGCIIRSVFLGKIKEAFDRDAELQNLLLDSFFSDAVHECQDSWRRAVSTGVQHGIPMPCFTTALSFYDGYRHQMLPANLLQAQRDYFGAHTYELLTQPGRYIHTNWTGHGGNVSSSSYNA, from the exons ATGCCTGA AGCAGATATCGCACTCATTGGTTTGGCCGTCATGGGCCAGAACCTCATCATGAACATGAATGACCATGGCTTCGTC GTGTGCGCCTACAACCGCACTGTGTCTAAGGTGCATGACTTCCTTCAAAACGAGGCAAAGGGCTCCAAGGTAATTGGCGCCGAGTCACTTGAAGACATGGTGTCCAAGCTGAAGAAGCCCAGGAGGATCGTTCTACTGGTCAAGGCCGGACAGGCAGTGGACGACTTCATTGACAAACTG GTTCCCCTCCTCGAGACGGGAGATATTATCATCGACGGTGGCAACTCGGAATACAACGACACAACG CGACGCTGTAAGAGTCTCAAAGAGAAGAACTTGCTCTTTGTGGGAAGTGGAGTCAGCGGTGGTGAGGAGGGGGCACGCTACGGACCCTCTCTCATGCCGGGAGGACACCCGGAGGCTTG GCCTCACATAAAAGGAATTTTCCAGAGCATCGCTGCCAAGGTGGGAACAGGAGAGCCGTGCTGCGATTGG GTAGGAGACGAGGGTGCCggtcattttgtcaaaatggttCACAATGGCATCGAGTATGGTGACATGCAACTGATTTGCGAGGCCTATCACCTCATGAAGGACATACTCCAAATGGACCATGACGAGATGGCCAAG GCTTTTGACGAGTGGAACAAAACCGAGCTGGACTCGTTTCTAATCGAAATCACCGCTAACATCCTCAAGTTTCGAGACGCCGACGATACACATCTGTTGCCCAAGATTCGTGACAGTGCGGGACAAAAAGGCACTGGGAAGTGGACTGCTATTTCAGCCTTGGAATACGGCACTCCTGTAACCTTGATCG GTGAAGCCGTCTTCGCTCGGTGTCTGTCCTCACTCAAGGACGAGAGGGTGGAGGCCAGCTGCAGCCTGGCGGGGCCGACAGGGGTCAGTTTCAGTGGCAATAAGGAGGCCTTCCTAGAAGACATCAGGAAG GCCCTGTACGCCTCCAAAATCATCTCATACGCTCAAGGCTTCATGCTACTTCGCCAGGCCGCCAAGGAATTCGGCTGGTCCCTCAACTACGGCGCCATCGCTCTCATGTGGAGAGGTGGCTGTATCATTCGCAG CGTCTTTCTGGGCAAAATTAAAGAGGCGTTCGACAGAGACGCGGAGCTGCAGAACTTGTTGTTGGACtctttcttcagcgacgccgtGCACGAGTGTCAG GACTCATGGCGTCGAGCAGTCAGCACAGGCGTCCAGCACGGCATCCCCATGCCATGTTTCACTACTGCTCTGTCCTTCTACGATGGCTACAGACACCAAATGCTGCCCGCTAACCTACTTCAG GCTCAGAGAGATTACTTCGGGGCTCACACATACGAGCTGCTGACCCAGCCTGGCCGCTATATCCACACTAACTGGACGGGCCATGGCGGAAACGTCTCGTCTTCCTCCTACAACGCGTAG
- the tardbpa gene encoding TAR DNA binding protein, like isoform X2, with amino-acid sequence MSELYIRVAEDETEEPMEIPSEDDGTVLLSSVAAQFPGACGLRYRNPESQCMRGVRLVEGVLHAPESDWGNLVYMVNYPKDNKRKMDEIDAASAVKVKRGYQKTSDLIVLGLPWKTTEQDLKDYFTTFGEVIMVQIKRDANTGNSKGFGFVRFTEYETQVKVISQRHMIDGRWCDCKLPNSKSFTDEPMRSRKIFVGRCTEDMTPDELRQYFMQYGEVTDVFIPKPFRAFAFVTFADDQVAQALCGEDLIIKGVSVHISNAEPKHNNINQLFRNLPGGSASLAAMFYRSQYHV; translated from the exons ATGTCCGAGTTATACATTCGGGTGGCCGAGGATGAAACCGAAGAGCCAATGGAGATCCCCTCAGAGGACGACGGAACAGTTCTGCTCTCGTCTGTCGCGGCACAGTTTCCAGGGGCCTGTGGGCTTCGATACAGGAACCCCGAGTCACAGTGCATGCGCGGAGTCCGCCTTGTGGAGGGCGTCCTACACGCACCGGAGAGCGACTGGGGGAACCTGGTCTACATGGTCAACTACCCCAAAG acAACAAAAGAAAGATGGATGAAATAGACGCCGCTTCAGCCGTGAAGGTCAAGCGGGGTTATCAAAAAACATCAGACCTGATTGTTCTCGGCCTGCCGTGGAAAACCACTGAACAAGACCTGAAAGACTATTTTACCACTTTTGGCGAGGTCATCATGGTACAG ATCAAGAGGGATGCAAACACTGGAAATTCCAAAGGGTTTGGATTTGTGCGGTTCACCGAATATGAAACTCAAGTTAAGGTGATTTCTCAGAGACACATGATCGATGGACGATGGTGCGACTGCAAGCTGCCGAACTCCAAG TCGTTTACCGACGAGCCCATGCGGAGTCGCAAAATCTTCGTGGGCCGGTGCACGGAGGACATGACTCCCGACGAGCTGCGACAGTACTTCATGCAATACGGCGAGGTCACGGACGTCTTTATCCCAAAACCCTTCCGGGCCTTCGCCTTCGTCACCTTTGCCGATGATCAG GTGGCCCAGGCCTTGTGCGGCGAGGACCTGATCATCAAGGGCGTCTCCGTTCACATCTCCAACGCCGAGCCCAAACACAACAATA TTAACCAACTGTTTCGCAATCTCCCGGGAGGAAGCGCCTCACTGGCAGCAATGTTCTACAGATCTCAGTATCACGTGTAA